A DNA window from Nycticebus coucang isolate mNycCou1 chromosome 1, mNycCou1.pri, whole genome shotgun sequence contains the following coding sequences:
- the HAND2 gene encoding heart- and neural crest derivatives-expressed protein 2, with translation MSLVGGFPHHPVVHHEGYPFAAAAAAAAAAAASRCGHEENPYFHGWLIGHPEMSPPDYSMALSYSPEYASGAAGLDPSHYGGVPPGAGPPGLGGPRPVKRRGTANRKERRRTQSINSAFAELRECIPNVPADTKLSKIKTLRLATSYIAYLMDLLAKDDQNGEAEAFKAEIKKTDVKEEKRKKELNEILKSTVSSSDKKTKGRTGWPQHVWALELKQ, from the exons ATGAGTCTAGTTGGGGGCTTCCCCCACCACCCAGTGGTGCACCATGAGGGCTACCCcttcgccgccgccgccgcagctgCCGCCGCCGCTGCAGCCAGTCGCTGCGGCCACGAGGAGAACCCCTACTTCCACGGCTGGCTCATCGGCCACCCCGAGATGTCGCCCCCCGACTACAGCATGGCCCTGTCCTACAGTCCGGAGTACGCCAGTGGCGCAGCGGGCCTGGACCCCTCCCATTATGGGGGGGTGCCGCCGGGCGCCGGGCCCCCGGGCCTGGGGGGCCCGCGGCCGGTGAAGCGCCGGGGCACCGCCAACCGCAAGGAGCGGCGCAGGACTCAGAGCATCAACAGCGCCTTCGCGGAACTGCGCGAGTGTATCCCCAACGTGCCCGCCGACACCAAGCTCTCCAAGATCAAGACCCTGCGCCTGGCCACCAGCTACATCGCCTACCTCATGGACCTGCTGGCCAAGGACGACCAGAACGGCGAAGCGGAGGCCTTCAAAGCTGAGATCAAGAAGACTGACgtgaaggaggagaagaggaagaaggagctG AACGAAATCTTGAAAAGCACAGTAAGCAGCAGCGACAAGAAAACCAAAGGGCGGACGGGCTGGCCGCAGCACGTCTGGGCCCTGGAACTCAAGCAGTGA